CAAGACTTCATGATAAATACTCGATCGGGGTCGGCGGCCATATAAACCCCGAAGACGGTCGGAATCCCTGGCAAGCATTCGAGAGAGGTATGAGGCGCGAAATCGACGAGGAGGTGAATGTGGATATCTCCTCTCTGGAGTATCTGGGTATCCTCAACGATCTCTCCACGGCCGTGAGCAGGGTCCACATAGGGATAGTCTATATCGCCGGCGTAGTCTTTCACGGCTTCAACGAAAAGGACAAGTTCACCGGTTCGATGGTAGAATTCGAAGAGTTAGAAATGCACAGAGAGAAGATGGAAACATGGTCGCAGATCGTGATGAATTGGTTGAAGTAACTCTGAAATGCCCCGCGAAAGTCAATCTCTTTCTCCAAGTTGGCCGGAAGAGAGAGGATGGTTACCACGAGATACTGACTATCTTTCAGACGATAGATCTCTACGATGAATTGATCCTACGTCCGGGGGTATCCACTAGCTTTTTCAAGAGCGACACCGATCTTGCGTGGAATAGTTCGAACACACTTTATAAAGCTTTTAAAGCCGTGGAGAAGCACCTTGGCAAAGAGCTGGCTCTTGAGATGGAGTTAAAAAAGAAAATACCTACCGGCGGAGGTCTCGGAGGCGGCAGCTCCGACGCCGCGGCACTTCTGAGATACCTCGGGGAGACCTTTCATATCGAAAGAGAAGCAATTTTCGAGATTGCCTGCTCTATTGGGAGCGATGTACCTTTTTTTCTAAGGGGCGGTACGGCAATCGGAACAGGCCGTGGAGAAGTTCTGACCTTTCCCGGCGATCTGAAAGGCTACTCGGTAGATCTCTGCTTCCCGGGGATCGAGGTCTCGACTCCTTTGGCTTATGCTCTTCTGGGCAGATCGTCGGATAGACAGGAGTTAAGTAATAAAGAGGTAGAAAAGCTTCTCTCGGCGTTTAGGGAGCGTGATTTGGTGCTCATTGGCAAACTCTCGAAGAACGATTTCGAGGAACCGGTCTTTGCAAAGTTTCCGGTGATCGAGAGAGCTTACAATAAACTCAGAGAGAAAAGAAAGGCCATAGTAACCAGAATGACAGGGTCGGGGTCTACCCTCTTCTCTCTGTTCGAAGGGATGGATGGCGAATACAATTTCGTCACTTCAACAGATGGGTAAGGTAAGAAGGGCGACAGGAGCAGTTGTGAATGGTGAGTTGTGAATAAGAGCAGTATAAAGAATCACGGTCCTTATGACAAGAAGATTATAAAACTGTCATTCCGTAGGATATCTATACGGAATCTAGTTCTTATCGTCCTTTCTCTAAACAGATGTTAGAGGTGACAGGTTAGAGGTAGAAAGTCAAGATCTTATCACTCTTCACACCCCACATCTCTATCCTCTGACCTCAGTTTTACCAGGAACCTGGACGTGCGGCGTCGGAACTGTTCTTCTCATAATTTTTGCTCTGATCGCTCTCCTGAACGAAGAACAAAGTTCCTAGCTCCGCAACGAAGAACGACATTAATCGCTCTTCCCAAGGACGGATCCACGCTCCGGGACGAAGGACCAAAAACTGCTCTATAACTAGAATTCAGAAATGAGGTGTTATATCTGTGATATTCGATGGCCTGGTTTTGAAGAGAGTGGTCAACGAACTGCAAAATGTGACAGGTCAGCAGCTGCGTCAAGTTTATCAGACGGGTAAGAGCGAGTTCTTCTTCAAATTTTCCCGGTCTGGACTGAATGTTTCTCTTGACCCTTCTACGCCATACATTTCTTCCAGTGACAGAGATGAAAATTCCGCTTCGCTGGAGACACCCTTCAGTATTTATCTTCGCAGGCATTTGAACGGTCTCTTTCTCGAGTCGATAGCCCAGGAGAAAATGGACAGGATCGTGCGTTTGGCCTTGGAGGGAGTAAATGCCTTCGGTGAGAGAGAGAGTTACCAGCTGGTTATAGAATTGATGGGACCGGGTTCGAATATGATCGTTCTAGATGACTGGGGAAACATCATCCAAGCCTTTCGTGAGATGATAACCGAAAAGAGGACACTAACCCGTGGGGCCAGATATGTACCGCCCGAACCGAGGGGAAAGGATCTGTCGAACCTGCCAATCGGGGAGATCAGGAGTTTGATACTCGGATCAAGCGAGAAACTTTCTAAAGCGATATGGAGCACATTCTCCGGCATCTCAAAAAGGACTTCGGAAAATATAACCGGTTACCTGGGTCTGGAGGAAATCGCTCCGGCCAAGTTGGAAGATGAAAGACTCGATGAACTGTGTGCCTTTCTAGGCAAGATGGCAAGCGATTTCGACAGCTCCATACTATACACTTGCCTGAACGAGGGATTGCTGGAGATCTCGCCCATACCACTAGATTTCAAGGGAGATTGTAAAGAAATGCAGGCCTCTAAGGCGATAAACGAGGTGCTCGTCCATTTCGGAGTCGATAGGGAGATAGATCGCAGACGTAGATCGATTGTCGGAAAGCTGCTCAAGGCGATCGCAAGACAGGAAAAGTTGATCGAAAAGTTAGAGAAGGAATTGCAGGAAGTCAACGATTACGACAGTTACAGGTATTATGGAGAACTACTGGTGGCCAACCTTTACAGACTGAAAGAGAGAACACCCAGTATCGAACTCGAAGACTGGAAGAGCGGTGAAAGGATCAAGATAGATCTGGACGATAGACTCACACCTTCAGAAAATGCCCAGCTTTTTTTCAAATACTACGACAAATCCCGCAGGAAAGAGATCCAGTTAACCAGGAGACTGAAAGAAGTCAACGACGAAAGGGAGTATCTTGAACAGCTCGAAGAGATGGTACGGCTTTCAGAGAATCTGGCCGAACTGGATTCCTTCAAGGGCGAATTGAGACAGGCAGGGATCATCAGGGCGGAGAGCGTCGAAAAGAAGAGAAGGAGGATGCCTCCTTCCGGGCCGAGGATCTTTGAGAGGTACGGATTCAAGTACCTGGTCGGAAAGAACAACACACAGAATGACGAAATAACCAAGACCGCTTCAAAAGAAGACTTCTGGTTTCATGCCCGCGGGATACCTGGGGCTCATGTTATACTTAAGAGGGCCGGGAAAGACATTTCGGAGAAGGCGATACGCTTTGGCGCCGCACTCGCTGGACATTATTCTAAGGGCAGATTTTCAGGCAAAGTGGAGGTCGCCTATACGCTGGCTGGCAATATTATTAAGCCGAAGGGAGCAAAGCCAGGAATGGTGATTTACAGAAAGGCGAAAACTATCCTAGTCGATCTTTCTACGGATTTGGAGGAAAGGCTTTGATAAGACTTCCGTCGTATCTATTCTTCATCGGAGGCTTTTTTTCTTACGCTTCGATCTTTTTCGCCAGTCCCACCATCTCTATGACGATGTCGATCATCGGTATGATCATTAGTCTCTACATATGGTACGTTCTGGCCCGCAACAGAGATATGCACCTCAAGATGATGAAGACAAAGAAACTGATCGTTGAACAAGACTTGAGGAACCTGAAGATCTATACGAACGCGAGGTTATGGGTCATACTTTATTCGGCCTCTTTCATAGCTATGAACATTTCGGGGCTGTTCGTGATAAAGGCGATACTTGAAAATGTCGATATAACCCTGGAGGCTCCAAGAATGGAAGAATTGATTGGGGTGCTTGGAACCGGGTATGTGCTCTTCAGCTGGATCTTCTTTCTATCGGGAATAGCCTCAATCCTTCTTTATGCCAAACTGATAATGTTGTTGTACAACGACGAGATGAAGATACAATCTCTCGAAGGGAAAGCGAGGAATATTCCACTATTAGTCACCAAACCGCTTTCGGTGATTCTCGTACTGCTCTTCACTCTCGTAACCTACGGGCTTTTCAGCTGGTTTATGAGGTACAGGTTATATTCCTTTCAAAAGTTGCATAACTTCTTAGAGAAGAAACTCGAAAGAGAATCTATGAAATCGGTCATTATACAAGAGAGAAGACTGGATAAAGAAGTAAATAGAGAATCGGAGGAATTAGCCGAAGATCTGCTGAAAAAATATTCCGAGAGTCTGAGTCGTGTCAATGGACCGGAAGATCGCAAAGAAGTGATAGCCTTGCTCTTCAAGGATCTGGGAGATCTTAAGACCGATCATGCCAGATCGCTTCTCGATCAGTTGCTTTCGAAGGAGCTGCTTAGCGAGAACGAGTTCAACAGATTGATAAGGCTCTTGGTATAGGGAGGGTATTTTGAATCGATACAGAAACTCTACGATAGTCTTAATAGTCATAAACGTCGCCGTGTACCTTTTCATAGCGGTACTTGGCTTTTTCAAAGGTCCCGGAGGTAAAAGCCTGCGGGATCTAATAACTCTTTACGGTGGGGTCAGCAGGTACGCGCTCTCAAGCGGATTGATATACACTCCGGTTACGGCGCTTTTCCTTCATGGAAATTTCATGCACATTCTCTTCAACATGTGGGCACTCTTTCAGCTAGGTATGGTTGTCGAGGCCGTTTATGGAAAAAAGCTGTATCTGCTCTTCTATTTTGTGACAGGTATCGCCGGAGGATTAAGCGCCGCGGCATTTTCACCG
This portion of the Mesotoga infera genome encodes:
- a CDS encoding NUDIX domain-containing protein is translated as MKEKVLVVDVDRLGELVTRDGLLALPLEYIKKTVELYGCFVPREEAERDESGRQIIPYVILRNEKRYLLMRRTNRQGESRLHDKYSIGVGGHINPEDGRNPWQAFERGMRREIDEEVNVDISSLEYLGILNDLSTAVSRVHIGIVYIAGVVFHGFNEKDKFTGSMVEFEELEMHREKMETWSQIVMNWLK
- the ispE gene encoding 4-(cytidine 5'-diphospho)-2-C-methyl-D-erythritol kinase, with the translated sequence MVADRDELVEVTLKCPAKVNLFLQVGRKREDGYHEILTIFQTIDLYDELILRPGVSTSFFKSDTDLAWNSSNTLYKAFKAVEKHLGKELALEMELKKKIPTGGGLGGGSSDAAALLRYLGETFHIEREAIFEIACSIGSDVPFFLRGGTAIGTGRGEVLTFPGDLKGYSVDLCFPGIEVSTPLAYALLGRSSDRQELSNKEVEKLLSAFRERDLVLIGKLSKNDFEEPVFAKFPVIERAYNKLREKRKAIVTRMTGSGSTLFSLFEGMDGEYNFVTSTDG
- a CDS encoding Rqc2 family fibronectin-binding protein produces the protein MIFDGLVLKRVVNELQNVTGQQLRQVYQTGKSEFFFKFSRSGLNVSLDPSTPYISSSDRDENSASLETPFSIYLRRHLNGLFLESIAQEKMDRIVRLALEGVNAFGERESYQLVIELMGPGSNMIVLDDWGNIIQAFREMITEKRTLTRGARYVPPEPRGKDLSNLPIGEIRSLILGSSEKLSKAIWSTFSGISKRTSENITGYLGLEEIAPAKLEDERLDELCAFLGKMASDFDSSILYTCLNEGLLEISPIPLDFKGDCKEMQASKAINEVLVHFGVDREIDRRRRSIVGKLLKAIARQEKLIEKLEKELQEVNDYDSYRYYGELLVANLYRLKERTPSIELEDWKSGERIKIDLDDRLTPSENAQLFFKYYDKSRRKEIQLTRRLKEVNDEREYLEQLEEMVRLSENLAELDSFKGELRQAGIIRAESVEKKRRRMPPSGPRIFERYGFKYLVGKNNTQNDEITKTASKEDFWFHARGIPGAHVILKRAGKDISEKAIRFGAALAGHYSKGRFSGKVEVAYTLAGNIIKPKGAKPGMVIYRKAKTILVDLSTDLEERL